One Janthinobacterium sp. TB1-E2 genomic region harbors:
- the pnuC gene encoding nicotinamide riboside transporter PnuC: MTPPLEIAANVLMTASIILAGRNNIHSWWIGMVGCVLFAVLFFQVNLYADVMLQLFFIVTCVIGWLQWRRGAGGKPLPITRTGWRSLAWVVPAGIASVAIYGMLLHRFTNAYAPFIDSAVLVFSIIAQFLLMSRRIETWAFWLLVNTVAVPLYYSRGLHLTAVLYAAYWVNAVISWYWWSVQARRAAAAPPALADA; this comes from the coding sequence TTGACTCCCCCGCTCGAGATCGCCGCCAATGTCTTGATGACTGCTTCCATCATCCTGGCCGGACGCAACAACATTCATTCCTGGTGGATCGGCATGGTCGGCTGCGTGCTGTTTGCCGTGCTGTTTTTCCAGGTCAACCTGTACGCCGACGTGATGCTGCAGCTGTTTTTCATCGTCACCTGCGTCATCGGCTGGCTGCAATGGCGGCGCGGCGCCGGCGGCAAGCCGTTGCCGATCACGCGCACGGGTTGGCGCAGCCTGGCCTGGGTCGTGCCGGCCGGTATCGCCTCCGTGGCGATCTACGGCATGCTGCTGCACCGCTTCACGAACGCCTACGCGCCATTCATCGATTCGGCGGTGTTGGTATTTAGCATCATCGCGCAATTCCTGCTGATGAGCCGCCGCATCGAAACGTGGGCTTTCTGGCTGCTCGTCAACACCGTCGCCGTGCCGCTCTACTACAGCCGCGGCCTGCACCTGACAGCCGTGCTGTATGCGGCCTACTGGGTCAACGCCGTCATTTCCTGGTACTGGTGGAGCGTGCAGGCACGCCGCGCGGCGGCCGCACCGCCGGCGCTGGCCGACGCCTGA
- a CDS encoding RtcB family protein produces the protein MPIHQTLRGAHVPVHIFTDDIDAQALRQLHNIASLPIVHPYVAAMPDVHAGIGATVGSVIPTRGAIIPAAVGVDIGCGMNAVRTTLTASDLPDNLARLRSAIEADVPVGFEQHDWSRVQGSRHARAARPLAGRLEHIVERHRGIAKMLRQFERTWICQAGTLGGGNHFIEICLDEEQRVWIMLHSGSRGIGNAIGRYFIAAAQKDMRRHQLRQLPDADLAYLSAGSTVFDDYVEAVDWAQDYALLNRSEMMRRVLDVLAKFAPPFQLDGEAINCHHNYIARETHGNADLYVTRKGAISARQGELGIIPGSMGARSFIVRGKGNPESLCSCSHGAGRSMSRSEAKRRYDRFDLAEQTAGIECRKDGGVVDEIPAAYKNIDAVMAHQSDLVEVVHTLRQVVCIKG, from the coding sequence ATGCCCATTCATCAGACCTTGCGCGGCGCCCATGTGCCCGTGCATATTTTTACCGACGATATCGACGCGCAGGCATTGCGCCAGCTGCACAATATCGCCAGCCTGCCCATCGTCCATCCATATGTGGCGGCCATGCCCGATGTGCATGCCGGCATCGGCGCCACCGTCGGCAGCGTGATTCCGACGCGCGGCGCCATCATTCCGGCCGCCGTGGGCGTGGACATCGGCTGCGGCATGAACGCCGTGCGCACCACCCTGACGGCCAGCGACTTGCCCGACAACCTGGCGCGCCTGCGCAGTGCCATCGAAGCGGACGTGCCCGTCGGCTTCGAGCAGCACGACTGGAGCCGCGTGCAGGGTTCGCGCCATGCACGCGCCGCGCGTCCCCTCGCCGGCCGCCTGGAGCACATCGTCGAGCGTCACCGCGGCATCGCCAAGATGCTGCGCCAGTTCGAACGCACGTGGATCTGCCAGGCCGGCACCCTCGGCGGCGGCAACCATTTCATCGAGATCTGCCTCGACGAGGAGCAGCGGGTATGGATCATGCTGCATTCGGGCTCGCGCGGCATCGGCAACGCCATCGGCCGATACTTCATCGCCGCCGCGCAGAAGGACATGCGGCGCCACCAGCTGCGGCAACTGCCGGACGCGGATCTGGCATACCTGAGTGCAGGCTCCACGGTGTTCGACGACTATGTGGAAGCGGTGGACTGGGCGCAGGATTATGCGCTGCTCAACCGCAGCGAGATGATGCGCCGCGTGCTCGACGTGCTGGCGAAGTTTGCGCCGCCGTTCCAGCTCGACGGAGAGGCCATCAACTGCCACCACAACTACATCGCGCGCGAAACGCATGGCAATGCCGACTTGTACGTGACGCGCAAGGGCGCCATTTCGGCGCGGCAGGGGGAGCTGGGCATCATCCCCGGCAGCATGGGCGCGCGCAGCTTCATCGTGCGCGGCAAGGGCAATCCGGAGTCGTTGTGTTCCTGCTCGCACGGAGCGGGGCGCAGCATGAGCCGCAGCGAGGCGAAGCGCCGTTACGACCGCTTCGATCTGGCCGAGCAGACTGCCGGTATCGAATGCCGCAAGGATGGCGGCGTGGTCGACGAGATTCCGGCCGCCTATAAAAATATCGACGCCGTGATGGCGCACCAGAGCGACCTGGTGGAGGTGGTGCATACCTTGCGCCAGGTCGTCTGCATCAAGGGTTGA
- the bla gene encoding subclass B3 metallo-beta-lactamase, with protein MPPFFLPKSLLSIALAAMALPFAAHAETPAIDPLTQPIASPYAAQWNRPQQPARIHGDTYYVGVGGLSVVLIDTREGLILIDGALPQSVAAIKEHILELGFRLEDIKFILNTEAHFDHSGGIAALARDSGAQVVASPLGAQALRAGSVLAMDPQAGEIDPMPAVENVREIADGETLQLGDVTVTARYTPGHTPGSTSWTWVSCEDAERTDCLNVVFGASLTPVAADDFHYLGDERHADLTPAFRRVMQDFAKLPCDILISAHPDHSGGDRKLTQLLEGVTPNPFIDAQACSSYAAKNEAKLDARIAKEKAAATK; from the coding sequence ATGCCGCCTTTCTTCCTTCCCAAGTCCTTGCTCAGCATCGCGCTGGCCGCCATGGCGCTGCCGTTTGCCGCACATGCGGAAACGCCTGCCATCGATCCCTTGACGCAGCCGATCGCCTCGCCGTATGCGGCGCAATGGAACCGCCCGCAGCAGCCGGCACGCATCCACGGCGACACGTATTACGTCGGCGTGGGCGGCTTGAGCGTGGTGCTGATTGATACGCGCGAGGGCTTGATCCTGATTGACGGCGCGTTGCCGCAATCGGTGGCCGCCATCAAGGAGCATATCCTCGAGCTGGGCTTTCGCCTGGAAGACATCAAGTTCATCCTGAATACGGAAGCGCATTTCGACCATTCAGGCGGCATTGCCGCCCTGGCCCGCGACAGCGGTGCGCAAGTGGTCGCCAGCCCGCTCGGCGCGCAGGCGCTGCGCGCGGGCTCGGTGCTCGCCATGGACCCGCAAGCGGGCGAAATCGACCCCATGCCGGCCGTGGAAAACGTGCGCGAAATCGCCGATGGCGAAACCCTGCAGCTGGGCGACGTGACCGTCACGGCGCGCTACACGCCCGGCCATACGCCGGGCAGCACCAGCTGGACCTGGGTGTCGTGCGAGGATGCGGAGCGTACGGACTGCCTGAACGTCGTGTTTGGCGCCAGCCTCACGCCGGTGGCGGCCGACGATTTTCACTACCTGGGCGATGAACGCCATGCTGACCTGACGCCGGCCTTCCGCCGCGTCATGCAGGACTTCGCCAAACTGCCATGCGACATCCTGATCTCGGCCCATCCCGACCATTCCGGCGGCGACCGCAAGCTGACGCAATTGCTGGAAGGCGTCACGCCGAATCCCTTCATCGATGCGCAGGCGTGCAGCAGCTACGCGGCCAAAAATGAAGCGAAGCTCGATGCGCGCATCGCCAAGGAAAAAGCGGCTGCGACAAAATAA
- a CDS encoding metallophosphoesterase family protein, whose translation MRLLILSDLHLEVWGDDTPAIDLAACRPDVVILAGDIDTGSNAIAWAACTFGALPVLYVHGNHEGYGHQLEHMQDAVRDACASANAQGANIRLLDGDAVTLGGMRFLGITLWTDFLLFGAERQEEAMVAAQSYMPDYKRISTGGDTPRLLCASDTAQLHVQHRAWLERQLAQPFVGKTVVITHMAPSMLSVEAQYATNLGSPAFASQLDALVAQADLWVHGHMHASLDYRVRDCRVVCNPCGYKRPDGTPENERYDPGFIVDIASAG comes from the coding sequence ATGCGTTTGCTGATCCTGTCCGACCTGCACCTGGAAGTCTGGGGTGACGACACACCCGCCATCGACCTTGCCGCCTGCCGACCCGACGTGGTGATCCTGGCCGGCGACATCGACACGGGCAGCAACGCCATCGCCTGGGCCGCGTGCACCTTCGGCGCCCTGCCCGTGCTGTACGTGCACGGCAACCATGAAGGCTATGGCCACCAGCTCGAACACATGCAGGACGCCGTGCGCGACGCCTGCGCCAGCGCGAATGCGCAAGGCGCCAACATCCGCCTGCTCGACGGCGACGCCGTGACGCTCGGCGGCATGCGCTTCCTCGGCATCACGCTGTGGACGGATTTTCTGCTGTTTGGTGCGGAGCGCCAGGAAGAAGCGATGGTTGCGGCACAAAGTTACATGCCCGACTACAAGCGCATCAGCACGGGCGGCGACACGCCGCGCCTCTTGTGCGCCAGCGACACGGCGCAGCTGCACGTACAGCACCGCGCCTGGCTGGAACGGCAGCTGGCGCAACCCTTCGTGGGCAAGACGGTCGTCATCACGCACATGGCGCCCTCGATGCTGTCGGTGGAAGCGCAATACGCGACCAATCTCGGCTCGCCCGCGTTTGCCTCGCAGCTCGATGCACTGGTGGCGCAGGCGGACCTGTGGGTGCATGGCCACATGCACGCCTCGCTCGACTACCGCGTCCGGGATTGCCGCGTCGTGTGCAACCCTTGCGGCTACAAGCGGCCCGACGGCACGCCGGAAAATGAACGCTACGATCCCGGCTTCATCGTCGACATCGCCAG
- a CDS encoding metallophosphoesterase family protein, which yields MRLLILSDLHHELWRDEAPQGDLALSCPDAVILAGDIDTGSRAVAWAANAFAGLPVLYVHGNHEGYGHHLDKVRQELRAACAATPNVHFLDAESYVITDQAGNKVRFLGATLWTDFRLLGDDMRQAAMRDAEAVMNDYKRIRLAGMGFRKLRAADTAMFHAQQKAWLARELAQSFDGRTVVISHMAPSLLSVDDAYGSEGCTPAYASRLDDLAAQADLWVHGHLHVSRDYRIGRCRVVSNPCGYKTRSGTPQNPAFDPNFIVDLPVR from the coding sequence ATGCGTTTATTGATACTGTCGGACCTGCACCACGAGCTATGGCGCGATGAAGCGCCGCAGGGCGACCTTGCGCTCAGCTGCCCCGACGCCGTCATCCTGGCCGGCGACATCGACACGGGCTCGCGCGCCGTCGCCTGGGCCGCCAACGCGTTTGCGGGCCTGCCCGTGCTGTACGTGCATGGCAACCACGAAGGCTACGGCCACCATCTGGACAAGGTGCGCCAGGAGCTGCGCGCGGCCTGCGCCGCCACGCCCAACGTGCATTTTCTCGATGCGGAGTCCTATGTGATCACCGACCAGGCAGGCAACAAGGTGCGCTTCCTGGGCGCCACCCTGTGGACGGATTTCCGCCTGCTGGGCGACGACATGCGGCAAGCGGCCATGCGCGATGCGGAAGCCGTCATGAACGATTACAAGCGCATCCGCCTGGCCGGCATGGGCTTTCGCAAACTGCGCGCGGCCGATACGGCCATGTTCCATGCGCAGCAAAAAGCATGGCTGGCGCGCGAACTGGCGCAGTCCTTCGACGGACGCACGGTGGTCATCAGCCACATGGCGCCGTCGCTGCTGTCCGTCGACGATGCCTACGGCAGCGAAGGGTGTACGCCCGCCTACGCCTCGCGCCTGGACGACCTGGCCGCGCAGGCGGACCTGTGGGTGCATGGCCACCTCCACGTCTCGCGCGACTACCGCATCGGCCGCTGCCGCGTCGTCAGCAACCCGTGCGGCTACAAGACGCGCAGCGGCACGCCGCAAAATCCCGCTTTTGATCCGAACTTCATCGTCGACTTGCCTGTCCGCTAA
- a CDS encoding TonB-dependent receptor, translated as MFKPLAISLAIAAAFPAVSTIAHAEDDMLRVNVTGSNIRVSEKEGASAVQVITAKELKASGKTSVSDVLRAISANSGNSYNEQYTGSFSAGTSGLSLRGIGQKNTLILVNGKRVASYATAQNLQETFVDLNSLPMAAVQRIEVLKDGASSIYGSDAVAGVVNIILYKEFTGTDITAQWGGSTEGTGQHEKSAALQTGFGKLEEDGYSLVFSIDAQQRDKLQQSDVAWMRDADFRNQQRGALGWVATNYAGSDPTRTLGGVRGPLQLVNYGDITPGKTGQVLAYNPSPYKTLIPGIQRVHTAARATFKLNADTEAYVDLLHSYSRADQTFSAPLTVNNATRVWNNATQALDTIPVVLPVGHPNNPGATPLPFTATLFDLGPRLKQDKVTFYRALAGVKGTLAGWDWDTAVGHSSSKLEETVQNFVNRYEFQKVLADGSYNFLDQSQNSEAVRNRLRLSTLRPAESTLDTVDFSAAKDLWQLPAGPLGFAAGAQWRREKMDSQTSTAVLSGTELRPAINIINGSRSVSALFAEFNVPVVKDLSVNLAGRADHYSDFGNAFSPKASARYQAAPWLLVRGTVSRGFRAPSLPEITQSTAVSYVSVLDPRDPITPTQTRGVTAITIANTALRPERSNNLNLGVVVSPTSSSSIGLDYYRIKQDGVIGTESATTTLANEASAPQKITRDADGRITTLYRQYRNQGQREVSGIDLDLRQRFVDKDWGKLTLAGQLSRVLRFAEPLSDGAPLTDGAGTNYFGSIPKWRGVTSATWEQGKWSSTLTWNYVGSYAQNTHLDESVAAFSTFDVTTSWQVTPAANVTFIVQNLANKRAPWDYSASGFDYTQADPRGRFASLKLNYKF; from the coding sequence ATGTTCAAACCACTCGCCATCAGTCTTGCCATCGCCGCCGCCTTTCCCGCCGTCTCCACCATCGCCCATGCCGAGGACGACATGCTGCGCGTCAACGTCACTGGATCGAATATCCGCGTCAGCGAAAAAGAGGGGGCCAGCGCCGTGCAGGTCATCACGGCCAAGGAATTGAAAGCCAGCGGCAAGACCAGCGTGTCGGATGTGCTGCGCGCCATCTCCGCCAACAGCGGCAACAGCTACAACGAACAATATACGGGCAGTTTCTCGGCCGGCACCTCGGGCCTGTCGCTGCGCGGCATCGGCCAGAAAAATACCCTGATCCTGGTGAACGGCAAGCGCGTTGCCAGCTATGCGACGGCGCAAAACCTGCAGGAAACCTTTGTCGACCTGAACAGCCTGCCGATGGCGGCCGTACAGCGCATCGAGGTGCTCAAGGATGGCGCCTCGTCGATCTACGGTTCCGATGCCGTGGCCGGCGTCGTCAACATCATCCTGTACAAGGAATTCACGGGCACGGACATCACGGCGCAGTGGGGCGGCTCGACCGAAGGCACGGGCCAGCATGAAAAGAGCGCGGCGCTGCAGACGGGTTTCGGCAAGCTCGAGGAAGACGGCTACAGCCTGGTCTTCTCGATCGACGCGCAGCAGCGCGACAAGCTGCAGCAAAGCGACGTGGCGTGGATGCGCGATGCGGACTTCCGCAATCAGCAGCGTGGCGCGCTGGGCTGGGTAGCCACCAATTATGCGGGCAGCGATCCGACGCGGACCCTGGGCGGCGTGCGCGGACCGCTGCAGCTGGTCAATTATGGCGACATCACGCCCGGCAAGACGGGGCAAGTGCTCGCGTATAACCCGTCGCCGTATAAAACCCTGATCCCCGGCATCCAGCGCGTGCACACGGCCGCGCGCGCCACCTTCAAACTGAACGCGGACACGGAAGCGTACGTCGACTTGCTGCACAGTTATTCGCGCGCCGACCAGACCTTCAGCGCGCCGCTCACCGTCAACAATGCCACGCGCGTGTGGAACAACGCCACCCAGGCGCTCGACACCATCCCCGTCGTGCTGCCGGTCGGCCATCCGAACAATCCGGGCGCCACGCCCCTGCCGTTCACGGCGACCCTGTTCGACCTGGGGCCGCGCCTGAAACAGGACAAGGTCACCTTCTACCGCGCGCTGGCGGGCGTCAAAGGCACGCTGGCGGGCTGGGACTGGGATACGGCCGTGGGCCACTCGAGCAGCAAGCTGGAAGAAACCGTGCAGAACTTCGTCAACCGCTACGAATTCCAGAAGGTGCTGGCCGATGGCAGCTATAACTTCCTCGACCAGTCGCAAAACAGCGAAGCGGTGCGCAACCGCCTGCGCCTGTCGACCCTGCGTCCGGCCGAGTCGACCCTCGACACCGTCGATTTCTCGGCCGCGAAAGACCTGTGGCAATTGCCGGCCGGTCCGCTGGGCTTTGCCGCCGGTGCGCAGTGGCGCCGCGAAAAGATGGATTCGCAAACCTCGACGGCCGTGTTGTCGGGCACGGAGCTGCGTCCGGCCATCAACATCATCAACGGTTCGCGCAGCGTGTCGGCCCTGTTTGCCGAATTCAACGTGCCCGTCGTGAAAGACCTGTCCGTCAATCTGGCGGGCCGCGCCGACCATTACAGCGATTTCGGCAATGCGTTTTCGCCGAAGGCCAGCGCGCGCTACCAGGCGGCGCCGTGGCTGCTGGTGCGCGGTACCGTGTCGCGCGGCTTCCGCGCGCCGTCGCTGCCGGAAATCACGCAAAGCACGGCCGTCAGCTACGTCAGCGTGCTCGATCCGCGCGACCCGATCACGCCCACGCAGACGCGGGGCGTGACGGCCATTACCATCGCCAATACGGCGCTGCGTCCGGAGCGCTCGAATAACCTGAACCTGGGCGTGGTGGTGTCGCCGACCAGCAGTTCGAGCATCGGCCTCGATTACTACCGCATCAAGCAGGATGGCGTGATCGGCACGGAAAGCGCCACCACCACGCTCGCCAATGAAGCGTCGGCGCCGCAGAAGATCACGCGCGATGCCGATGGCCGCATCACGACCCTGTACCGCCAGTACCGCAACCAGGGACAGCGCGAAGTGTCGGGTATCGACCTCGACCTGCGCCAGCGCTTCGTCGACAAGGACTGGGGCAAGCTGACCCTGGCCGGCCAGTTGAGCCGCGTGCTGCGCTTTGCCGAACCGCTGTCCGACGGCGCCCCGCTCACCGATGGTGCCGGCACCAATTATTTCGGCTCGATTCCGAAATGGCGCGGTGTCACATCGGCCACGTGGGAGCAGGGCAAGTGGTCGTCCACGCTCACCTGGAACTACGTGGGCAGCTATGCGCAAAACACGCATCTCGATGAATCCGTGGCCGCCTTCAGCACGTTTGACGTGACCACCAGCTGGCAGGTCACGCCAGCGGCGAACGTCACCTTCATCGTGCAAAACCTGGCCAACAAGCGCGCGCCGTGGGATTACTCGGCCTCGGGCTTCGACTATACGCAGGCCGACCCGCGCGGCCGCTTCGCCTCGCTCAAGCTGAACTACAAGTTCTAA
- a CDS encoding substrate-binding periplasmic protein, protein MRLRHVLLAATLLGSVLPALACRMTMALEQWPPYVYRDAQGSYTGLDLELLRAIFKEARCTLLTVPELPTARRQLLFQKGELDLLPAASETPERHSYARFSLSYRDEAVGVFSKSGAPGNHRQVASFAQLARGKSTLLAPKVGWYGADYAAARPALEKDGRLNTFGSFRQGILMLDAGRADLLLGDVLAVRHEARLQGVALNTLPFLALRAPVHLMLNARTTSPADLAHLNAAITRLEQRGVLAAIRSSYEAP, encoded by the coding sequence ATGCGCTTGCGCCACGTGCTGCTTGCGGCAACGCTGCTTGGCAGCGTCCTGCCCGCCCTGGCCTGCCGCATGACGATGGCGCTCGAGCAATGGCCGCCGTATGTCTACCGCGACGCCCAGGGCAGTTATACGGGCCTGGACCTGGAACTGCTGCGCGCCATCTTCAAGGAGGCGCGCTGCACCTTGCTGACCGTGCCGGAACTGCCCACGGCGCGGCGCCAGTTGCTGTTCCAGAAAGGCGAACTGGACCTGCTGCCCGCCGCGTCCGAGACGCCGGAACGCCACTCCTATGCCCGCTTTTCCCTCTCGTATCGCGATGAAGCCGTCGGTGTCTTCAGCAAATCCGGCGCGCCCGGCAACCACCGCCAAGTCGCCAGCTTCGCGCAGCTCGCGCGCGGCAAGTCCACCCTGCTGGCGCCCAAGGTGGGCTGGTACGGGGCCGACTATGCGGCGGCCCGTCCGGCACTGGAAAAAGACGGCCGCCTGAATACCTTCGGCAGCTTCCGGCAAGGCATCCTCATGCTCGACGCGGGCCGCGCCGACCTGTTGCTGGGCGACGTGCTGGCCGTGCGCCACGAAGCGCGTCTGCAGGGTGTGGCCTTGAACACCCTGCCCTTCCTGGCACTGCGCGCGCCCGTGCACCTGATGCTCAACGCGCGCACGACCAGCCCCGCCGACCTGGCGCACCTGAACGCCGCCATCACGCGCCTGGAACAGCGCGGCGTGCTGGCGGCGATACGCAGCAGCTACGAAGCGCCATAG
- a CDS encoding LysR family transcriptional regulator translates to MQDLNDLYYFVQVVDHGGFAPAGRALGMPKSKLSRRIALLEERLGARLLQRTTRHFSVTDVGQTFYEHCKAMLVEAEAAQEAIELTRAAPRGTVRLSCPIALLQSLVAPMLAGFMRAHPQVTLLLEASNRRVDLVAEGIDVAIRVRPPPLPDSDLVLRVLAERGQCMVGSPLLFAGAPLPKAPADLADWPSLALGMPQQYYQWDLHGPDGARAQLRHTPRFVTGDMQTLRDAAVAGVGVVQLPTMMITEQVANGSLLPLMEQWRPQREIIHAVFPSRRGLLPAVRALIDYLAHSFATLPEE, encoded by the coding sequence ATGCAAGATCTGAATGACTTGTACTACTTTGTGCAGGTGGTCGACCATGGCGGCTTTGCGCCAGCCGGGCGCGCGCTGGGCATGCCGAAATCCAAACTGAGCCGGCGCATCGCGCTGCTGGAAGAGCGCCTCGGCGCACGCCTGCTGCAGCGCACGACGCGGCATTTTTCCGTCACCGACGTGGGACAGACGTTTTACGAGCATTGCAAGGCGATGCTGGTGGAAGCGGAAGCGGCGCAGGAAGCGATCGAACTGACGCGGGCCGCGCCGCGCGGCACGGTGCGCCTGTCCTGCCCCATCGCCCTGCTGCAATCGCTGGTCGCGCCCATGCTGGCCGGTTTCATGCGCGCGCATCCGCAGGTGACTCTGTTATTGGAAGCGAGTAACCGACGCGTCGACCTGGTGGCCGAGGGCATCGACGTGGCCATCCGCGTGCGTCCGCCGCCGCTGCCCGACAGCGACCTGGTGCTGCGCGTGCTGGCCGAACGGGGCCAGTGCATGGTGGGCAGCCCCTTGCTGTTCGCCGGTGCACCGCTGCCGAAGGCGCCGGCCGACCTGGCCGACTGGCCCAGCCTGGCCCTGGGCATGCCGCAACAGTACTACCAGTGGGATTTGCATGGCCCCGATGGGGCGCGCGCCCAGCTACGCCATACACCGCGCTTCGTCACCGGCGACATGCAAACCCTGCGCGACGCGGCCGTGGCCGGCGTGGGCGTGGTGCAGCTGCCGACCATGATGATCACCGAGCAGGTGGCCAATGGCAGCCTGCTGCCGCTGATGGAGCAGTGGCGGCCGCAGCGCGAAATCATCCACGCGGTATTTCCCTCGCGGCGCGGCCTGCTGCCGGCCGTGCGTGCGCTGATCGACTACCTGGCGCACAGCTTCGCCACGCTGCCGGAAGAGTGA
- a CDS encoding pirin family protein, translating to MNKVTGIYSAPRQHWVGDGFPVRSMFSYNGHGKQLSPFLLLDYAGPAEFAPGTRPPGVGSHPHRGFETVTIVYKGEVAHRDSTGQGGVIGPGDVQWMTAGAGILHEEFHSPAFTQSGGTLEMVQLWVNLPAKNKMTAPGYQAITSDTIPTLALPDDAGSVRVIAGDFAGQHGPARTFSPMQVWDVRLAQGKLTELPVTRGWSTALIVLHGTVLVNGESVVREAQMALFERDGDSITVEANNDAVVLLLSGEPIDEPIVGHGPFVMNTEAEIAQAFEDFNSGRFARIAK from the coding sequence ATGAACAAAGTCACAGGTATCTACAGCGCACCGCGCCAGCACTGGGTAGGCGATGGTTTCCCCGTGCGCTCGATGTTTTCGTATAACGGCCATGGCAAGCAGCTGAGCCCATTCCTGCTGCTCGACTATGCCGGCCCCGCCGAATTTGCCCCCGGCACCCGTCCGCCCGGCGTCGGCTCGCACCCGCACCGCGGCTTTGAAACGGTGACCATCGTCTACAAGGGCGAAGTGGCGCACCGCGATTCGACGGGCCAGGGCGGCGTGATCGGCCCCGGCGACGTGCAGTGGATGACGGCCGGCGCCGGTATCCTGCATGAAGAGTTTCACTCGCCTGCCTTCACGCAGTCGGGCGGCACCTTGGAAATGGTGCAGCTGTGGGTGAATCTGCCGGCGAAAAACAAGATGACGGCGCCCGGTTACCAGGCCATCACCAGCGACACGATACCCACGCTGGCGCTGCCCGACGATGCAGGTTCCGTGCGCGTGATCGCCGGCGATTTCGCTGGCCAGCATGGGCCGGCCCGCACGTTCTCGCCGATGCAGGTGTGGGATGTGCGCCTGGCCCAGGGCAAGCTGACGGAACTGCCCGTGACCCGCGGCTGGAGCACGGCGCTGATCGTCCTGCATGGCACGGTGCTGGTCAACGGCGAGAGCGTGGTGCGCGAAGCGCAGATGGCGCTGTTCGAGCGCGATGGCGACAGCATCACCGTCGAAGCGAACAACGACGCCGTGGTGCTGCTGCTCAGTGGCGAGCCGATCGATGAACCCATCGTCGGCCATGGCCCCTTCGTCATGAACACCGAAGCGGAAATCGCGCAGGCGTTCGAGGATTTCAACAGCGGCCGCTTCGCCCGCATCGCGAAGTAA
- a CDS encoding isochorismatase family protein has translation MSTPANFQGLPPMIDPDDAVMLLIDHQSGLFQLVRDIEQHVLRGHVTALAKLSRLAKMPTFTTASVPDGPNGPLIPEIHHFNPEAVYIPRTGQINAWDNPAWVEAIEKTGRKTLLIAGTLTSVCMAFPTISALAAGYKVFAIIDASGNWSKMATDITMARVTQAGAVPIDTYAVLAEVMSTWNRADAMEFAAIMTDHIVPPYRALIESYDKAQGVQKNGRETKLEILEAASKG, from the coding sequence ATGAGCACCCCCGCCAACTTCCAAGGTTTGCCACCGATGATCGATCCCGACGACGCCGTCATGCTGCTGATCGACCACCAGAGCGGCTTGTTCCAGCTGGTGCGCGACATCGAGCAGCACGTGCTGCGCGGCCACGTCACGGCGCTGGCCAAGCTGTCGCGCCTGGCCAAGATGCCGACGTTTACCACCGCGTCCGTGCCCGACGGCCCGAACGGCCCCTTGATCCCGGAAATCCACCATTTCAACCCGGAAGCCGTCTACATCCCGCGCACGGGTCAGATCAACGCCTGGGACAATCCGGCCTGGGTCGAAGCGATTGAAAAGACGGGCCGCAAGACCCTGCTGATCGCCGGCACGCTCACCAGCGTGTGCATGGCTTTTCCCACCATCAGCGCGCTGGCGGCCGGCTACAAGGTGTTTGCCATCATCGACGCCTCGGGCAACTGGTCGAAGATGGCCACCGACATCACCATGGCACGCGTCACGCAAGCGGGCGCCGTGCCGATCGACACGTATGCCGTGCTGGCTGAAGTGATGAGCACCTGGAACCGCGCCGATGCGATGGAGTTCGCCGCCATCATGACCGACCATATCGTACCGCCGTACCGCGCGCTGATCGAAAGCTACGACAAGGCGCAGGGCGTGCAAAAGAATGGCCGCGAAACGAAGCTGGAAATCCTCGAGGCGGCATCGAAGGGCTGA